In Gadus macrocephalus chromosome 11, ASM3116895v1, a single genomic region encodes these proteins:
- the efhb gene encoding EF-hand domain-containing family member B, with product MTLSEERSPNNWKYTDRVASRRRAGKLVPPGDRVKTCLQEIPRPPTPPDLKKFLKTTQPEPGFIRVLSGKANDPDIPPDLVHGIRTRASINADRVVNPPRQTRFQDKLLEHREAGYASRRTAPLGRSHAQSAGLPKCYGDATTFGLKYFSTGTAGQTVNPPITAEQVDTEALIGHKDYILSHNAYFVGEPINRKYDWSVHSRSSRFGVSTPHHSDGRRLAKLLRWPSDEQKIAETPNILPDHTFGVLVPADKFGAAELIHCGDPGRFPRLQDRQRGAVSAIQQTLKKLNCRAFPNLMEAFSHYDKKGRGVIDREDLGAVCLEYGVRAGEAVLDDLMSTCDADRDGVLDFLEFANFLNWKQKMPISHAEQRVLTESRTSPAPAHPQRSALSNGGTPTRRRSTQALINPEDLEPLEPGSSLKVPRTISLQPRMAPDHFVTSSSKIRATVADRGTTEGQRTYGVPTVRTDLPAPRLKRMGDTNNYGEQAGAGHLLHPSLLSLWGVHKEHLFRPRSKQEMAGIFRNMGVSVSTEMFEGAWELARARQPDSEVCVHGFREVLREMKAI from the exons ATGACGTTGTCAGAAGAGAGATCACCAAACAACTGGAAATACACTGACAGAGTTGCCAGCAGAAGACGA GCAGGGAAACTCGTACCACCGGGAGACAGGGTTAAAACATGCTTGCAAGAGATACCcagg CCTCCCACACCACCGGACCTGAAGAAGTTCCTCAAAACCACCCAGCCAGAACCCGGGTTTATTAGAGTGCTCTCTGGGAAGGCAAATGATCCAGATATCCCCCCTGACTTAGTTCACGGGATTAGAACTAGAGCTTCAATTAAT GCCGATCGCGTGGTGAACCCGCCGCGGCAGACGCGCTTCCAGGACAAGCTGCTTGAGCACCGCGAGGCCGGTTACGCCAGCAGGAGAACTGCCCCGCTGGGCAGGTCACATGCACAGAGCGCGGGGCTCCCGAAGTGTTACGGTGATGCGACCACGTTTGGCTTGAAATATTTCAGCA CTGGAACTGCAGGCCAAACTGTAAATCCACCCATAACAGCAGAGCAGGTGGACACGGAAGCCCTCATAGGACACAAGGATTACATCCTCAGTCACAATGCCTACTTTGTCG GCGAGCCCATAAACAGGAAGTATGACTGGAGCGTCCACAGTAGAAGCAGCCGGTTTGGAGTCTCGACACCACACCACAGTGACGGACGGCGGCTCGCCAAATTGCTCCGCTGGCCGAGCGATGAGCAGAA GATCGCAGAAACACCGAACATCCTACCGGATCACACCTTTGGCGTTCTCGTTCCAGCGGATAAATTCG GCGCGGCAGAATTGATCCACTGCGGAGACCCGGGTCGGTTCCCACGGCTTCAAGACCGCCAGCGGGGGGCGGTCAGCGCCATCCAGCAGACCCTCAAGAAGCTCAACTGCCGTGCCTTCCCCAACCTGATGGAGGCCTTCAGTCATTACGACAAG AAGGGCAGAGGTGTGATTGACAGGGAGGATCTGGGGGCGGTGTGCCTGGAGTATGGGGTGAGGGCGGGCGAGGCGGTTCTGGACGACCTTATGAGCACCTGCGACGCGGACCGGGATGGGGTCCTGGACTTCCTGGAGTTCGCCAACTTCCTCAACTGGAAACAAAAGATGCCCATCAGCCACGCCGAGCAGCGCGTCCTGACGG AGAGCAGGACCAGCCCGGCGCCCGCCCACCCCCAGAGGAGCGCCCTATCAAACGGGGGGACACCCACCAGGCGGCGCTCCACCCAGGCCCTGATTAACCCTGAGGACCTGGAGCCCCTTGAGCCAGGTAGCAGCCTCAAGGTGCCCCGGACCATCAGCCTGCAGCCCAGGATGGCCCCAGACCACTTCGTCACCTCCTCGTCCAAGATCCGAGCTACGGTGGCTGATCGCGGGACCACAG AAGGCCAGAGGACCTACGGCGTGCCCACTGTGCGGACTGACCTGCCGGCGCCGCGCCTCAAGCGGATGGGCGACACCAACAACTACGGCGAGCAGGCGGGAGCCGGCCACCTGCTACACCCCTCGCTCCTCTCCCTGTGGGGGGTCCACAAGGAGCACCTCTTCCGCCCCCGCTCGAAGCAGGAG ATGGCCGGGATCTTCCGTAACATGGGCGTCAGCGTTTCCACAGAGATGTTTGAGGGAGCCTGGGAGCTGGCGAGAGCCCGGCAGCCCgacagtgaggtgtgtgttcatGGCTTCCGCGAGGTCCTCAGGGAAATGAAAGCGATCTGA
- the si:dkey-82o10.4 gene encoding m-AAA protease-interacting protein 1, mitochondrial encodes MQRITSFATCRDLAGLAAALSSKTVQPWKRTSRSASYAPTHQQSTKLPFGQSVRVLRKPRIAVPPFAGHVHRLYGTAGERGSKKNVITVVGIPDPITWIRCKCDILIIELLFELGLGSKEFENGVKQAVVHASQMMSSRQFAQLKRVASNETVQYVKKKCASLSEEQRQALAVSLEDIIFLLPEEVSVLQDDNGRKVCLITMRLWFLSILEGPDDHEATKIFRVAPNGDGSSPQKKIVTAVYEFRQELRTGRPPEWEITNIWHWHWTLTE; translated from the exons ATGCAGCGAATCACAAGCTTCGCTACTTGCAGGGACTTGGCGGGACTCGCAGCAGCGCTTTCCTCCAAGACCGTCCAACCTTGGAAGAGGACGTCTAGGTCCGCCAGTTACGCCCCTACACATCAGCAGTCAACCAAGTTGCCCTTTGgacagagtgtgcgtgtgctcagAAAACCACGCATCGCTGTCCCTCCTTTCGCCGGCCACGTGCACAGACTGTACGGTACGGCTGGAGAGCGAGGGTCAAAAAAAAACGTGATTACCGTAGTGGGCATCCCCGACCCCATCACATGGATCCGGTGTAAATGCGACATACTTATTATCGAATTATTATTTGAATTAGGTCTCGGATCGAAGGAGTTTGAAAATGGGGTGAAACAG gCGGTGGTCCACGCCTCCCAGATGATGTCCAGTCGGCAGTTTGCCCAGTTGAAGAGAGTCGCGTCCAACGAG ACTGTACAATATGTCAAGAAGAAATGTGCGTCGTTGAGTGAGGAACAGCGACAGGCCCTGGCGGTCTCACTGGAAGATATCATATTCCTTCTGCCTGAGGAAGTGTCCGTGTTGCAAGATGATAATG GCAGGAAGGTTTGCCTCATCACCATGAGGCTCTGGTTCCTGTCCATCCTGGAGGGCCCTGATGACCATGAGGCCACCAAGATCTTCAGAGTGGCCCCCAATGGGGATGGCAGCAGCCCCCAGAAGAAGATAGTCACTGCCGTCTACGA ATTCCGCCAGGAACTGAGGACAGGGAGGCCACCGGAATGGGAGATTACCAATATATGGCACTGGCATTGGACACTGACGGAATGA
- the rab5ab gene encoding LOW QUALITY PROTEIN: RAB5A, member RAS oncogene family, b (The sequence of the model RefSeq protein was modified relative to this genomic sequence to represent the inferred CDS: inserted 2 bases in 1 codon; deleted 1 base in 1 codon): MANRGGATRPNGPNAANKICQFKLVLLGESAVGKSSLVLRFVKGQFHEFQESTIGAAFLTQTVCLDDTTVKFEIWXYSGQERYHSLAPMYYRGAQAAIVVYDITNEESFVRAKNWVKELQRQASPNIVIALAGNKADLANKRTLDFQDAQSYADDNSLLFMETSAKTSMNVNEIFMAIAKKLPKSEPQAGGANSGRNRGVDLTETAQPAGRTCCST; this comes from the exons ATGGCAAACAGAGGCGGAGCCACGCGACCCAATGGTCCCAACGCGGCTAATAAGATCTGCCAGTTCAAGCTGGTGCTTCTTGGGGAGTCTGCGGTGGGGAAGTCCAGCCTGGTGCTGCGCTTCGTCAAGGGCCAG TTCCACGAGTTCCAGGAGAGCACCATCGGAG CTGCCTTCCTGACCCAGACAGTATGTTTGGATGACACAACGGTGAAGTTTGAGATCTG ATACAGCGGCCAGGAGCGCTACCACAGCCTGGCCCCCATGTACTACCGTGGAGCACAGGCCGCCATCGTTGTCTACGACATCACCAACGAA GAGTCGTTTGTGCGGGCAAAGAACTGGGTGAAGGAGCTCCAGAGACAGGCCAGTCCCAACATTGTAATAGCCCTGGCTGGAAACAAGGCCGACCTTGCCAACAAAAGAACCCTGGACTTCCAG GATGCCCAATCGTATGCAGATGACAACAGCCTGCTCTTCATGGAGACTTCAGCGAAGACGTCAATGAACGTGAACGAGATCTTCATGGCCATTG CAAAGAAGCTTCCCAAGAGCGAACCACAGGCGGGCGGAGCCAATAGTGGGCGGAACCGAGGGGTGGACCTAACGGAAACCGCGCAGCCCGCCGGCCGCACCTGCTGCAGTACCTAG